A window of Sphingobacterium kitahiroshimense genomic DNA:
GGATAGCGTTCATTTTCCTTTTCAAATTTCTCAATTTTTGGAAATAAAGTAAGAAATATACTTTTAACGGCATTCTCAATCAACTGAATTGCCACAGTACCGGCTCCCTCCTGCTCACCTTCATATACGAGCTCAACCTTACCGGTTATAGCCGGCACAATACCCATAAAATCGCTCAATCTTATTGCTGTGGCCGGAGCTCCATTTTTGAGCATCCGCAGTTCGGCAGTACTTAATAAGTTTTGAAATGCGGTAATACTCATACGCGCACTGACACCACTTTTTTCATCAACATATTCGCTATTGCGGGCTTCAAAACTGATCTGCTCAATCAATTCACGAGCCAGTTCTGGAACATATATTTGTTCCTTTTGTGCAGCTTCTAGGTTAGCTTCTTGAGCAGTAATGGTTTTTGCAATCGCTACTGTTTCAGGGTAATGTGTTAATATCTGTGATCCTATCCGGTCTTTGAGGGGCGTTACGATACTTCCTCTGTTGGTGTAATCTTCCGGATTTGCAGTGAACACAAACTGGACATCCAACGGCAGACGTAATTTAAATCCGCGGATCTGGATGTCTCCTTCTTGCAATATATTAAAAAGTGCTACCTGAATTCTCGCCTGAAGATCGGGCAGTTCATTGATAACAAATATCGAGCGATTCGCTCGTGGAATCATGCCAAAATGAATCACACGATCGTCTGCATAGCTCAGTCTCAGATTTGCGGCTTTGATCGGATCTACATCGCCGATCAAATCTGCGACAGTTACATCCGGTGTGGCAAGTTTCTCTGCAAAGCGATCACTTCTATGAAGCCAATCGATTGGTGTATCATTACCCTTTTCCTTTAATAATTCTACAGCATAACGCGATATTGGGTTATAGGGATCATCATTAATTTCAGAGCCTTGTACCACAGGTACATATTCATCTAATAGATTAATCATTAGCCTGGCTAGACGTGTCTTTGCTTGACCACGAAGACCAAGGAAATTGATATTATGTTTGGAGAGGATAGCTCTTTCTAGTTCTGGAATAACGGTATCCTCGTAGCCGTGTACTCCGGTAAATACAGTTTCGCCGTTGCTTATCTTTGTAATCAGATTCTGACGCAATTCTTCTTTTATTGTCTTCGGTTTGTAGCCAGAAGCTTTCAGTGTGCCAAATGTTGTTATCTTCGTGTAATCCATATGTTCTTATAATGAAGCGCAAATACTGCGCAAGATGTATATCCTGTTATTGTTAACGTAATTTTTTATCGTATTCTTTTTCTGCGATTTTCTTCGTAATCCTCAAAAATCATTTCTCCAAGATCTCCAAGTCCTGTATAGTAAGCTTTTCCCTGATTTGAAGCCGTAAATTCGTCAACAAATTCCTGCAGATAGGGATCTGAAGTGATCATGAAGGTTGTAATGGGTATTCCCAGCTTTCTGGCCTGTGCGGCCATACTATAGCACTTGCTGGTGATAAAAGGATCTAAACCCATCGGATTTTTATAGTAACTACCATCGGGCATGTTTAAAC
This region includes:
- a CDS encoding sigma 54-interacting transcriptional regulator; this encodes MDYTKITTFGTLKASGYKPKTIKEELRQNLITKISNGETVFTGVHGYEDTVIPELERAILSKHNINFLGLRGQAKTRLARLMINLLDEYVPVVQGSEINDDPYNPISRYAVELLKEKGNDTPIDWLHRSDRFAEKLATPDVTVADLIGDVDPIKAANLRLSYADDRVIHFGMIPRANRSIFVINELPDLQARIQVALFNILQEGDIQIRGFKLRLPLDVQFVFTANPEDYTNRGSIVTPLKDRIGSQILTHYPETVAIAKTITAQEANLEAAQKEQIYVPELARELIEQISFEARNSEYVDEKSGVSARMSITAFQNLLSTAELRMLKNGAPATAIRLSDFMGIVPAITGKVELVYEGEQEGAGTVAIQLIENAVKSIFLTLFPKIEKFEKENERYPYDDIVRWFSESEGIELSDELTDVDYEHALDEVTPIRSLIQQYQPQTKPEDFYFLTEFILWGLTLNNKLSKYRVGSGLQFQDKFQEYLRNNL